In Telopea speciosissima isolate NSW1024214 ecotype Mountain lineage chromosome 10, Tspe_v1, whole genome shotgun sequence, the DNA window CATAGATCTCTCTCTAAGGCTCTCTGTGATACCTCTCAGTGTTGTATCCATATGGCTCACTGTAACCAACAAGCAGGACAACAACAGCTATGGAAGACTGGAGTTTAGCAACCTCACTGGTCTCAAGTAAGCCATAATTAATCTCTcaaaaaattcttccttttttttttaaaatctcttGATTTTTCTTCCACAGGTACATGGTCTGCATCAATGCCATCTCTGCTGCTTATTCTCTTATGGCTATTGTTTCTTCATGGCTCAAATGCCTGTTAACTAAAGCTTGGTTCTTCCTTATCTCAGACCAGGTTTCCTCTTTAATACTCACccaaatgagattttttatttttaaaaaaattgacatTTCTTGTCTCTCTTTTTGGTACTGAACATATTTCCATTGTTGAGTGGATTTGAGCAGGTTCTTACTTATCTGATGGTCACATCTGGGGCGGCAGTGGTAGAGATACTGTACTTGGCCTATAATGGTGATAAAAATGTCTCATGGAGTGAAGGCTGTAGCTCTTTTGGAAGGTTCTGCAATAGAGTGAAGGTAGCTTTGGTTCTTCATGCCATAGCCCTGTTTTGCTTCTTTGCTTTGTCTTTGATCTCAGCTTATAGAGTTTTCAGCAAGTTTGATCCTCCTTATGTTCTCTCCAAAGAAGTGGAGAGAAATGAATTACAGAATGCTTCATGTTGATGAGTGACATGTTGCAgagtagtttttcttttgctgtaACCTGAGAAATGATAAaactcctccccctcctccccctcctcccccaacCCTCTTCAAATCTTTGAAGAACAAAGATTAAATTGAGCCTTGAAAACAAGATTGTCATTTTTTAATAAGGAGGGTGTTATAAGTAAAACTATTAATTGACAATGTAAGCAAGGTTATTAAAATTGGCATCAAGGGTCAAATCAGTTCAAAAAAGCCCTAGAAACGGCTATTAGTTATGAAAACCTAGCAATCCAGtgaccaaaaccctagaatcagtcAAAATCAAGATCGATCACAGCCGATTCCAATCTAAACTGGCCAACTCGACTTGTCAGATTTCGATTATTGAAACAGATCGAGCATGTGGGACAATTCAATTATTGACATAGCATTGCCATTTATTTAGCACCAAAGTAGGATTTCAATTGATTCATCAATTTCATTCAAACAATTTGGGgtaaagttttctttcacccattgTTAGAGGTTCACCCACAAATCTAAGGTCATCATTATTCTCCTTTTACATGTTGTAGGTCTGAAATACCTTTTATTGTTTCTAACATCCATCCAAGTGCAATGATGGCCATTGGTTCTTTTCTGTGGTTTAAGGAAAAATCCATTCAacaattttaacaaaaaaataataccaCTCTACTTGGATTGCTGCGAGGCAATAGGTGAAGGTGAGAGGCATGATTTAGGATAGAATTATATTTTATGTTGGAATGTCATTCGATTATTCTTTTAGGAGAGGATTCTTTGAGTAAGAGGCATAGGGGAGAACGTCGAGAAGAGGGTCCGCAATGATGGCCATTGGTTCTtctctctggtttttttttttttttttttttttgatatattACACGAGAGATACCCAATGTTTAAGAAAAGAAcgctgtttttattttttggtagaagaaaaaCACACTTTGAGTACCTTAAATTTCAAAAGGGACAATTGCGGTATCTTTTGAATACTTTTTGTTGACAAATCAAACGTATTTTCTATTTAGCCCTCCAACTCATGAATTTACTAATGAATTCAATCCAATTTTTTCAAGATAAGCTCTAAGACAGTTCATGTTTGAGAAATATTACCAGAGGAAACTCTCCCAccaacattttttttcctcgttttttttttgttagtaaTACCAATGTCGTCAATGTAGAATCATGAAAAATCACATCGTCTAGAGATGTGTCATGGAATGCGCATATATGTTATGGCCTTCCTTATTTGCCATAATGCGTTTTTAAGCCGTGAGGCCTACCTGTCAAAGGGGATAATATTGTGCCATCGGTGGGACAGTTTGACTGTCCAGACCCTTACTTGGCATGACGCATTTTTAAAgccaaaaggaaacaaacagaTCAAAACACaccaaaatcaaacaaacaCATCAAAATCAAACAGATCTGTATTCAATACAACCTCACCCATTCATTAACTAGAAATCAATACCAAACTACTAGAAACTCATGATTTAGTCACTCAGTTAACAATTCAAAGCATCAAGACTTAATTCCAAGTGACTCAATCAGAGCTAACGAActcctaataaaagaaaaagaatcgaTAACGTTGAGCAGCGAAGCAACATCTATTGATCTTAGGtttgttagggacttgggtagaactcatcctttaAAGCTAGCATTAAGGAGAGGGTACCCACGTATCCATAAGCCTCCACATTGGACTACTCACATCAGATGTGGGATTATTATTTCCGCCTGTCTTGTGGAAACCCAACAAAGTTTGCTTGATTCATTTGAGCTCTTTAACCTACAagccttcttcttttcttcttttcttcttttccttggcATTTTGGGAGCAAGAGAATGAAATAAAGAAtatagaagaaaggaaaggaagctGCTGTTTTGATCAAGTTCCTTGTTCTTTTATGATCATGCAAAATGTTTATTCAACCACAGAGGCAGAGAGATGCTGGTCCTAATTGAATAAGTGGTCCCCCTGAGAACTTAAAAGTAAAACAGGCTATGAATACTTATACAAGTCAATGAAGATATTTACAAAACAAAGGGTTATGAATGCAAAGATATACAGTTTAAAGGCACTCAATCTCAATGAGAGACTTGAGAGATCAAAATTTCTGTCTAATTGTAATTCACAACTGTAGGTTAAGATGGATGGTAAGTTCCTTTTCTGATAAACAGAGAAAGAATAAGATTGgaccctttttctcttctttatccttGGTCAGCCTTGTACCTGATCCATGTGTTCCATTGTACACAGATGGGTTTCTTGATCACTTTCTTGATTGCTTGGCAAGCCAGGTTGCAGTGAACTGGGTTCTCTTACAGCGAACAATGGTAGAATTGAAATGGCAGATACAGATCTATTTGAAACAAAACAATAACTACTATATGATGTCAGAAACTTGTCCACAAAGTTAACAAAATTCGTACTGAAGGCATTGTATATTCATTCATTCCTAAAAAGCCATGAAAGAAAGCTCAATAAGTAGCCATTGATGTTTTAAAATCTAAAGTTTCTAACTTTGATAACAAAAATTACAATGTTGGATGTACCTAACCTTCTAACAAACTTATCCCTTTGGAAAATTGAGAATATTATCCACTTCAAGGGTTTGGATCCTCTCAACAGAGAGAGGGGAGAAGAAGGGGGTGTGGGGCCTGTTGGAGGACTGTGGGctccattttctattttctcccACTGGACCTCCTGGTGATTAGAGAGGAGACATGCCCCCACTTGGAAGGTTTATTAGCTATTGTTATAATGCTGTGGTAACAACTTTCTTATTCATAGGCTCCACTATTATGTAAAAACCAGTGACTCTGTCCCAATAGAGAAGAAGCTAAAGGAATGATATACAAAGTGTAAGGATATACTAACAAGACAACagttttgaagaagaaaatcttAGTTGTAGGGATAGAACCAGATTTTGCCTCTAGCTCTGCCCATTGTTGGAGTTTTGCTTCTCCTCCAATATCCCTTCCCTGAAAACAAAATCCTGGCTCTGACACTGCTACTAAGATGTACCCACTACCAACTTTGTGTTAATGCTTTAACAGCAACAGGAATAAAATATGATTGAATCACAAGTTGGCCTAATAAGAAATGTTGCTGTAAAGAAAGTTGCCAATAGTATTTACATTTATGATCACTTGAATGTTGACATCAAAGTGCTTCCGAAGCATGATTTTGAAGTTCAAACAGAGCCAGGAATTAGGGACTAGGGAGTAAGGAGGGATAGATTAgatatcttttttttggggtgcagGTCGGCCATGGAATCCTTAATCCATATTCCATATTTTATGGGATTAGGTCCATACCTCTGTTTCCAAAGTTCCAAACCCAAGCTCCAGCAGTAAATCCttcaagtgaaaaaaaaaaaataagaaaaacccaaTTGGCCATATCATGTTAAAGCATGCATGACCTGAAAACTTGCACAAAAAATTGCAGTTAGTGGGTCAAAAGAAAGCCAACTTTAAGAAATGCCATCAAGTTcacaaagtaataaaaaatggaaacctaaatgataaaaagaaaaaaaaaaagtagaagataAGGTGTTTGATCGAAACCCAATACGAAAGAACAATGTAAAACCAGACAACCCAGAAACCATTGGAGAGATGGAATTGACAAGTCTTGGATTGGGTCATTAGAAGCGGCACCACGTGATATTGGCACGGCTCAATCAAATAGAAGAGCCCGAATCTTAACGAACTCTACTTTCTAATTGAACCGGACCAATATCCCGTTAAACCAACCCCTTCAACTCCCTCTCACTCTTCTTGGTTTCCACTATCTCATCTAGTAGTATTctaaatctcaaacccaaaaaaaaaaaaaaaaccatactAACCCTTAAGAAGCAAAGTTCATAcatgaaaaaagagagaaggaaatgaaTCAATGATGCCCATGTAAGTGAACCTCAAATGACTGAAAGAAAATGGATTGTGAAACaaggaagagaaacaaaaggaaatgaGGGAACTGTTATGGGGGTGGTGAAGAAGGTATTTATGAAGGATAAGGAAGAGAGGTTCCATGAGAATCTCTTTATGAGAAACACAAGAACAGGTGAGGTGAGGTGAGGCTTTGAGTGGGGGGAAAGATCTTAAAAACGAACAGCATTGAATTCCACAACGACCCAACAGGAAAGGAGGTTGTGAGTATTAATTTGATTAGTACTAGAAAGGCAtcataagaagaaaataaggaaaagcTCACCGATTCACTTTGATTCCTCAGCTTTTATCTTTAGTATTTATTAGAGATATTAATGAGATGGGCGTGGAAGGGATGTTTGGTACTGCGACCTGTCAATAAGCTTTCCCTACAATGGGCCCTTTTGCTAGGGCTTATCCGTCTGGGAAGGGGTAGTAAACTGGTAATGTTAATGGAGAGGCTTAAATGGATAATCCACCTGGGTAATTGGGTCCATCCACCTCTAATAGATTGTCATATATTGGGAAGGCTAGGAAGCTCTataatgtagttttttttttc includes these proteins:
- the LOC122641526 gene encoding CASP-like protein 2D1 isoform X1, which gives rise to MPASKVHLNFIDLSLRLSVIPLSVVSIWLTVTNKQDNNSYGRLEFSNLTGLKYMVCINAISAAYSLMAIVSSWLKCLLTKAWFFLISDQVLTYLMVTSGAAVVEILYLAYNGDKNVSWSEGCSSFGRFCNRVKVALVLHAIALFCFFALSLISAYRVFSKFDPPYVLSKEVERNELQNASC
- the LOC122641526 gene encoding CASP-like protein 2D1 isoform X2, with the translated sequence MPASKVHLNFIDLSLRLSVIPLSVVSIWLTVTNKQDNNSYGRLEFSNLTGLKYMVCINAISAAYSLMAIVSSWLKCLLTKAWFFLISDQVLTYLMVTSGAAVVEILYLAYNGDKNVSWSEGCSSFGRFCNRVKVALVLHAIALFCFFALSLISAYRVFSKFDPPYVLSKEVERNELQNAS